The genomic region TGACCAGTGACATCCCGCAGCATCCGCCACCCGGCGGTGCGTGCCGGGCAGTACAGCAGAGGGGAGCGGCGGCGGTGACGCTGACCATCGGAGTGGACGTCGGAGGCACGAAGGTGGCCGCCGGTGTCGTCGACGACACCGGCACGGTGCTCGTGCAGGCCCGACGGGACACTCCCGCCGACGACGTCGCCAAGACCCGGGACGTCATCACCGACCTGGTCGTCGAACTGGCCGCCGGACGGGCGATCGAGGCGGTCGGCATCGGCGCGGCCGGCTGGATCGACGCGAGCCGCTCCACCGTGCTCTTCGCCCCCAACCTCGCCTGGCGCGACGAGCCGCTGCGGGATTACGTCAGCAAGGCCGTCGGCCTGCCGGTGATCGTGGAGAACGACGGCAACGTCGCCGCCTGGGCCGAGTTCCGCTACGGGGCCGCCCGGCACGCCGACGATTCGATGATCATGTTCACCATCGGCACGGGGGTCGGCGGTGGCATCGTGCTCGGCGGCCAGCTGGTCCGCGGCGCGCACGGCATCGCCGCCGAGCTGGGCCACATGCTGACCGTCCCGGACGGCCACCAGTGCGGCTGCGGCCGGCTGGGCTGCATCGAGCAGTACGCCAGCGGCAGCGCGCTGGTCCGGTTCGCCCGCGCCGCGGCCCGCCAGGAACCGCGGCGGGCCGCCGCCCTGCTGGAGCTCGCCGGCGGGGAGGCCGAGGCGATCACCGGCCCGATGGTGACCGCCGCGGCCAAGGGCGGCGACCTGGTCTCCGCCGAGGCGTTCGCCCAGGTCGGGCGGTGGCTCGGCACCAGCCTCGCGGACATGGCGCAGATCCTCGACCCGCAGGTGCTGGTCGTCGGCGGCGGCGTGATCGACGCCGGCGACCTGCTCATGGGCCCGGCCCGCCGGTCGTTCACCGAGTCGCTCGCCCAGCGCAGCCGGCTCCCGGTCGCCGAGATCCGCCCGGCCGAGCTGGGCAACCGTGCCGGCGTGATCGGCGCCGCCGACCTGGCCCGCCGGATCTGAGGCCGGCGCCCGTGACGCGGAGTTCGGGCGTACCGCTGCGCGTGGTCTCGTACAACATCCACAGCCAGCGGGACGACACGGCGGCGCTCGCCGCGGTGGTCCGGGGCGCGGCACCGGACGTGGTGATCGTGCAGGAGGGGCCGCGCCGGTGGCGCTGGCGGCAGAAGTCAGCCGCGCTGGCCGAGTCGTTCGGGCTGGTGGTGGCCGCCGGGGGGTTGCCCGCGCTGGGCAACCTGCTGCTCACCAGCCTGCGGGTCCGGGTGCTGGGCACCCGGTGCCAGCGCTTCCCGCTCACCCCCGGCCGGCACCTGCGGGGCGCCGCGTACGCCGAGTGCGCGGTCGCCGGCGGCGCCCGGTTCACGGTCGCCGGGTCGCACCTGTCCACCGACCCCGTCGAGCGCCCCGCGCAAGCCGCCCTGTTCAAGCGGGAGCTGGACGCCGTCACCACCCCGGTGGTGGCCGGGGCCGACCTCAACGAGGGGCCGGACGGCCCGGCCTGGGCAACCGTGGCCCGGGGGCTGACCGACACGGCGGTCGCGGCGGACCGGGCCGACCGGCTCACCTACTCGTGCGCCGACCCCCGGCGCCGGATCGACACGCTCTTCGTCGACCCGCGGGTCACGGTCGTCGACTACGACGTGGTCGACACGCCGCAGACCCGCCGGGCCAGCGACCACTTTCCGGTCCTGGTCGACCTGCTGCTGCCGGTCACCGACTGACCCCCACGCCGCGGACCCGGAGGGCTGGACAACCGGCTCTGATGTGGAGAGGATTTCGCGGCGACCCGGCATCCGTGCCGCACAAAAGGAGATATCCCGGTGTCCACCTCCACCGACCGGCCCGACCCCCAGGCGGCCACGATGGCCCGGAGCGGCGACGGCCGCCCGGTCTCCGACCGGGGCGACACGGTCTGCGTCATCGGCGCCGGGGCCAGTGGCCTGAGCGCCGTGAAGAATCTCAAGGAGCACGGCTTCGGCGTCGACTGCTACGAGCGGGAGACCGGCGTGGGCGGTGCGTGGAACTGGCGGCACGACCGCAGCCCGGTCTACGCCAGCACGCACCTGATCTCGTCGCGGCCGTTCACCCAGTTCCCCGACTTCCCGATGCCCGACTCCTGGCCCGACTACCCGCACCACAGCCAGCTGCTGGCCTACTTCGAGCGGTACGCCGAACACTTCGACCTGCGCTCGCACATCTGGTTCGGCACCGAGGTCATCCGGGTCGAGCCGGTCGAGGGAGACCGCTGGGACGTCACCACCCGCAGCACCGGCGGCTACGGGCCGGAGCGCACCTCGCGCTACGCGGCGGTGGTCGTCGCCAACGGGCACAACTGGTCGCCGAAGCTGCCTCGTTACGAGGGGCTGGCGGAGTACCGCGGCGAGATCATGCACGCCTCGTCCTACAAGGACCCGGCCCAGCTGCGCGGCAAGCGGGTGCTGGTGGTGGGTGCGGGCAACACCGGCTGCGACATCGCGGTGGAGGCCGCCCAGCAGGCGTCGCACTGCTGGCACTCCACCCGGCGCGGCTACTGGTACGCCCCGAAGTACGTCCTCGGCCGTCCGGCCGACCAGGTCAACGACGCCCTGCTCGACCTGCGCGTACCGCTACGGGTGCGGCAGTGGCTCTACCACTGGACGTTGCGGCTCACCGTCGGCGACCTGACCCGGTTCGGGCTGCCGAAGCCGGACCACCGGGTCTACGAGACGCACCCGATCGCGAACAGCCAGCTCGTCTACCACGTCGGGCACGGGGCGATCACCCCGGTGCCGGACGTCGCCCGCTTCGGCCCGTACGGGGTGGAGCTGACCGACGGCCGGCAGATCGAGCCGGAGCTGGTCGTCTTCGCCACCGGCTACCTGCCGCGGTTCGAGTTCCTCGACCCGAAGGTGCTCGGCGACGACGGCGGCACCGGCCGACCGACGCTCTGGCTCAACGCGTTCGCGGCGGGCCACCCGACGCTGGCCGTGGTCGGCCTCCTCCAGCCGGACTCCGGCGTGTTCACCCTGTCGCACTGGCAGTCGGTGCTCTTCGCCCGACTGCTCCAGGCGCGCCGGACCCGGCCGGAGCGGGCGGCCGCGTTCGCCGCGGCGACGCAGGCCCGGGCGGGGGAGCGCTACTCGGGTCAGGTGAAGGACAGCAGCCGGCACTGGTTCGAGGTGGGCCACGCCGACTACCTGCGCGCCGTCCAGCGCGCCCTCGACTCCCTGGAGGGCAAGTGAGCGCGAGGAGTGAGCTTGCGAGCCCCGCAGTCGCGAACGAAGGACGAGTCAGGTGAGCAACGTGCGGATCATGCGGGGGCAGGAGTGGGCGCGGCCGGTCCGGCCGGTCCGGCGTGAGGTGCTCAGCGCCACGCCGGAGCTTGAGGAGGGGCGCCCGCCGCTGCTCTTCGTGCCGGGCTTCGGTCACGGCGCGTGGGCTTTCGCCGAGCACTGGCTCGGGCACGCCGCGTCCCGGGGGTTCGCGGCGCACGCGGTGAGCCTGCGTGGGCACGGCGGCAGCGAGCCGGCGCCGGAGGCGTCGCTACGGGCGTACGTCCATGACGTGGTGCAGGTGGCCGCGGGTCTGCCGCGCCAGGCGGTGCTGGTGGGGCACGGCGCCGGGGCCCTGGTGGTGGCGCACGCGCTGGCCCGCTACCCGGCCCGGGCGGCGGCGCTGGTCGCGCCCGTCTTCGGCGGCTGGGGGACGCTGGGCGCGGCGCTGCGCCGCAATCCGGCCGGCACCCTGCCGGCGCTGGTCGGCGGGCGGCTGCGGCTCAGCCGCGGCCAGCTGTTCAGCCGTGAGCTGCCCGACGCCGACGCCCGGCGGCACGCCGCCCGGCTGGGGCGGGCGGCCCGGCGGGCCCAGTGGCAGCTGATGACCCGGACCGACCCGGAGCCGGCGGTCGGCCAGCCGCCGGTCCTGGTGCTGGGCAGCCCGGACGACCGGGTGGTGCCGGCCGGTGCCTTGAACCGGGTGGCCCGCCGGTACGGCTCGGCGCCGCTGCTCTTTCCGGGGATGGGGCACGACCTGATGCTCGACGCGCGCTGGCGGGAGCCGATCGACGCCCTGCTCGACTGGCTGGAGAAAGAGTCGACCCCGCGCTGAGCGCCGGTCAGGGGTTCCGGGTGCGGTCGGCCGGCGCGCCGGCGCGGCCCGGCTGGGAGGGCAGGGCGGGCCCGCCGTCGCCGGCGCTGGTCAGGCGGTCGACCAGCGCGCCGCTCTCGTCGAGCGCGCTGAGGTACGAGCGGGCCCAGGCCCGGATGTCGTGCTGGTGCAGGTGTGCCCGCATGGCCCGCATCCGCGCGGTGACGTCGGCCGGGGCGGCGTGCAACGCGGCCAGCAGGCCCTGCTTCAACCCCTCCAGGTCGTGCGGGTTCACCAGGTACGCGTCGGACAGCTCGGCGGCCGCGCCGGCGAACTCGCTGAGGAGCAACGCGCCGGCGTCGTCGACCCGGGCGGCCACGTACTCCTTGGCCACCAGGTTCATCCCGTCTCGCAGCGGGGTCACCGCCATCACGTCGGCGACCCGGTAGAGGGCGGCCAGCTCGGCCCGGTCGAACGGCTGGGTCAGGTAGTGGATGGCCGGCTCGCCGACCCGGCCGAACTCGCCGTTGATCCGGCCCACCTCACGCTCCACCCGCTCCCGCAGGATCTGGTACTGGCCCACCCGTTCGCGGCTCGGCACGGCGACCTGCACCAGCACCGTGTCGCGTACCTTGACGTGCCCGCTGACCAGCAGCTCGCTGTACGCCTTGAGCCGCTGCTCGATGCCCTTGGTGTAGTCCATCCGGTCGACGCTGAGCAGGACGTGCTCGGGACTTCCGAGGTCCTGCCGCAGCCGGCGGGCGCGGGCGGCCACGTCGGGCCGGGCGGCCAGCGCGGCCATCTCGGCGGTGTCGATGGAGACCGGGAACGCGCCGATGCGCACGACCCGGTCGTCGATGCCGATCCGCCGGTCGGTCGCCGGCAGGTTCAGCACCTTCGTCACCAGCTGCGCGAAGTTGTGCGCGGCCTGCGCGCGCTGGAACCCGACCAGGTCGGCGCCGAGCATGCCGCGCAGCAGCTCGGCCCGGCGGGGCAGCTGCATGAACAGCTCCGGCGGCGGGAACGGCACGTGCAGGAAGAAGCCGATCCGCAGGTCCGGACGGAGCGCGCGGAGCATGCCCGGCACGAGGTGCAGGTGGTAGTCCTGCACCCAGACGACCGCGCTGGGCTCGGCGACCTCCGCCGTCGCCTCGGCGAACCGCTGGTTGACCCGCTGGTACCCCTCCCACCAGCGCCGGTGGTGCTGCGGTTGCTCGACCGCGTCGTGGTAGAGCGGCCAGAGGGTCGCGTTGGCGAACCCCTCGTAGTGGTCGCGCAGGTCGTCCTGGCTGAGCGGCACGGCGCGCATGCGGACGCCGTCCACGTCGGGCAGGGCGGGGGCTCGGCCGGTGCCGCCGGCCCAGCCGACCCAGGTCGCCGGGGTGTGCCGCAGCAGCGGGTGCAGGGCGCTCACCAGGCCGCCGGGGCTGCGCCGCCATTCGCAGGCGCCGTCCAGCGCCACGCTGTCGTCGATGGGGAGGCGGTTGGCGACCACCACGAGAGAACTCTGTCGCATCTCGGGCATTCCGATCAGCAGAGACTGACCGCCACGAGCCAGGAACAACCGGTCAGTCAGCGGGGGAAGTGACGTACGGCGGTATTCCTACTGACCGTAAGTTACACCACTGTCACGTCCGCGGCGTGCCGTCCGCCGTCCCGGTATGCGGTCGGTGACCCACCGGTGGCGGGGCGCGACGGGCTCAGACGACGGCGCCGTCGTCCGGGTCGCGGTCGTCCTCGTCGCCGGGGCGCAGCCGCCAGATCAGCGTGACGAAGCCGGCGAGGATGCCGGTGAAGCCGAGCAGGGTGACCACCGAGCGGTCCACCGGCAGCAGCGACGGGAAGAGGAAGAGCACGAAGCCGACCACCACGGCGAGCACGCCCACCGCCGCGTACTTGGACACCCGGGGCAGCGGTGGCGGCGGGGGCGGGGTGTAGCGCTCGTCGTCGTCCTCGTCGTCGGGCAGCTCGGCGCCGAAGGTGTCCAGCCCGTCGAGCAGCGACGGCTCGTCGGGCCGGTCCGTGCGCCCCACGGAGATGCCGGAGAGATCGGCCGCGTAGGGGAGGCGGCGCACGTCGGTGGCGGTCGGCGCGGCGTCGTCGGTGCCGGCCCGGGCCAGCGGGCCGCCGGTCGGCTCGGCCGGGTCGTCGACGTCCTCCGCCGCGGGCCAGGGGTTGTCGCCCGCGGTCGGGGTGGCGTGGAAGCCGGCCACGATCTTGGCCCACTCGGCCTCGATGTCCGGCTCGTCGGCGCGCGACTGCTCCGGGGCGCCCTCGTCGGCGAGCTGCGTGAGGTAGTCGCGGGCGGTGGTCAGGTGGGAGCGGTCGACGTAGAGCCGGTCGACCGGTCGGGCCGGCACGGTGGTGGTGCGGGTGACCGGGTTCAGATCGGCCGACGGCTGGAGGTACGCGGCGATGCCCCCGGCGGCCAGCACGTCGAGCAGGTGTTCGCCGACGCGCGGATCCACGTCGCCGGCGACGGCGTACTCGCTCGCGTCGAGCCCGTTGTCCCGCCGCCCCCGGCGGGCCCCACCCGCTGACACCGGACACCCTCCTCCACGCGCCTGTGGCGCGGCCACCCCGTCCCCCGTGGCGTGACACGCACGCCGTGCTCTGAATCGTGACACGTCAGGGCCTGGTTCCGGGAGTGCGTTGTGTCGCGTCTTCCAAAGTCAGCGGCCGTGCCGCTGGTCGCGGCGGGTGTCGTATGTCCGTTTGTGCGGAGAGCGTCAGGCGACCGGTAACTGACACATCTCGGCAGGTGGGGGTGCTGCCCGAGCTGATCCACGCCGGCTTCGCCGGGCGACCGGTCGGCACGGTACGACCGCGCGGCGCTGTGGAGGCAGGCGCGCTGACTGCCCGGCGTACGGGACGGAGCGCGGGCGCCGGGTCGAGCGGATGATCCGTGGTGGAGCCGGCCGTCCGTTGTGGCGGGCGCCTCCCAATTCGTAGGCTCGTCCGCGACGACGGCGCCGTTCGCGGCGCGGGTCGACTGGTGCTGTCGCGACCGCCACTGGGAAAGGACGCCGGTGTTCTACTGGCTGATGAAGTACGTCCTGCTCGGCCCGCTGCTGAGGCTGATCTTCCGACCGCAGGTCGAGGGGCTGCACCATGTACCGGAGTC from Micromonospora sp. WMMD812 harbors:
- a CDS encoding ROK family glucokinase, with the protein product MTLTIGVDVGGTKVAAGVVDDTGTVLVQARRDTPADDVAKTRDVITDLVVELAAGRAIEAVGIGAAGWIDASRSTVLFAPNLAWRDEPLRDYVSKAVGLPVIVENDGNVAAWAEFRYGAARHADDSMIMFTIGTGVGGGIVLGGQLVRGAHGIAAELGHMLTVPDGHQCGCGRLGCIEQYASGSALVRFARAAARQEPRRAAALLELAGGEAEAITGPMVTAAAKGGDLVSAEAFAQVGRWLGTSLADMAQILDPQVLVVGGGVIDAGDLLMGPARRSFTESLAQRSRLPVAEIRPAELGNRAGVIGAADLARRI
- a CDS encoding endonuclease/exonuclease/phosphatase family protein, translating into MTRSSGVPLRVVSYNIHSQRDDTAALAAVVRGAAPDVVIVQEGPRRWRWRQKSAALAESFGLVVAAGGLPALGNLLLTSLRVRVLGTRCQRFPLTPGRHLRGAAYAECAVAGGARFTVAGSHLSTDPVERPAQAALFKRELDAVTTPVVAGADLNEGPDGPAWATVARGLTDTAVAADRADRLTYSCADPRRRIDTLFVDPRVTVVDYDVVDTPQTRRASDHFPVLVDLLLPVTD
- a CDS encoding NAD(P)-binding domain-containing protein, whose amino-acid sequence is MSTSTDRPDPQAATMARSGDGRPVSDRGDTVCVIGAGASGLSAVKNLKEHGFGVDCYERETGVGGAWNWRHDRSPVYASTHLISSRPFTQFPDFPMPDSWPDYPHHSQLLAYFERYAEHFDLRSHIWFGTEVIRVEPVEGDRWDVTTRSTGGYGPERTSRYAAVVVANGHNWSPKLPRYEGLAEYRGEIMHASSYKDPAQLRGKRVLVVGAGNTGCDIAVEAAQQASHCWHSTRRGYWYAPKYVLGRPADQVNDALLDLRVPLRVRQWLYHWTLRLTVGDLTRFGLPKPDHRVYETHPIANSQLVYHVGHGAITPVPDVARFGPYGVELTDGRQIEPELVVFATGYLPRFEFLDPKVLGDDGGTGRPTLWLNAFAAGHPTLAVVGLLQPDSGVFTLSHWQSVLFARLLQARRTRPERAAAFAAATQARAGERYSGQVKDSSRHWFEVGHADYLRAVQRALDSLEGK
- a CDS encoding alpha/beta fold hydrolase — its product is MRGQEWARPVRPVRREVLSATPELEEGRPPLLFVPGFGHGAWAFAEHWLGHAASRGFAAHAVSLRGHGGSEPAPEASLRAYVHDVVQVAAGLPRQAVLVGHGAGALVVAHALARYPARAAALVAPVFGGWGTLGAALRRNPAGTLPALVGGRLRLSRGQLFSRELPDADARRHAARLGRAARRAQWQLMTRTDPEPAVGQPPVLVLGSPDDRVVPAGALNRVARRYGSAPLLFPGMGHDLMLDARWREPIDALLDWLEKESTPR
- a CDS encoding trehalose-6-phosphate synthase → MRQSSLVVVANRLPIDDSVALDGACEWRRSPGGLVSALHPLLRHTPATWVGWAGGTGRAPALPDVDGVRMRAVPLSQDDLRDHYEGFANATLWPLYHDAVEQPQHHRRWWEGYQRVNQRFAEATAEVAEPSAVVWVQDYHLHLVPGMLRALRPDLRIGFFLHVPFPPPELFMQLPRRAELLRGMLGADLVGFQRAQAAHNFAQLVTKVLNLPATDRRIGIDDRVVRIGAFPVSIDTAEMAALAARPDVAARARRLRQDLGSPEHVLLSVDRMDYTKGIEQRLKAYSELLVSGHVKVRDTVLVQVAVPSRERVGQYQILRERVEREVGRINGEFGRVGEPAIHYLTQPFDRAELAALYRVADVMAVTPLRDGMNLVAKEYVAARVDDAGALLLSEFAGAAAELSDAYLVNPHDLEGLKQGLLAALHAAPADVTARMRAMRAHLHQHDIRAWARSYLSALDESGALVDRLTSAGDGGPALPSQPGRAGAPADRTRNP
- a CDS encoding DUF308 domain-containing protein, producing MSAGGARRGRRDNGLDASEYAVAGDVDPRVGEHLLDVLAAGGIAAYLQPSADLNPVTRTTTVPARPVDRLYVDRSHLTTARDYLTQLADEGAPEQSRADEPDIEAEWAKIVAGFHATPTAGDNPWPAAEDVDDPAEPTGGPLARAGTDDAAPTATDVRRLPYAADLSGISVGRTDRPDEPSLLDGLDTFGAELPDDEDDDERYTPPPPPPLPRVSKYAAVGVLAVVVGFVLFLFPSLLPVDRSVVTLLGFTGILAGFVTLIWRLRPGDEDDRDPDDGAVV